A single Musa acuminata AAA Group cultivar baxijiao chromosome BXJ2-1, Cavendish_Baxijiao_AAA, whole genome shotgun sequence DNA region contains:
- the LOC103986827 gene encoding receptor protein kinase-like protein ZAR1, giving the protein MMMRRKLHLSIIFFLCVVYAIALARRCGALSPDGLSLLAFKAAVSEDPSSSLAGWSEGDEDPCRWPGVSCANITGFAYPRVVGIAVSGKNLSGYIPSELGTLLFLRRLNLHSNRLSGPIPAQLFNASSLHSLFLYDNLLSGPFPAAVCDLPRLQNLDFSRNALSGPLPPAIRGCRQLQRLLLAGNSLSGEIPAGIWAEMVGLVQLDLSSNEFEGPIPPDLGELDSLGGTLNLSHNRFSGAIPSTLGNLPSTVSLDLRYNNLSGEIPGAGSLANQGPTAFLNNPGLCGFPLLIPCEARTEPAAEAPGGRRGAAAAASAGGAGAEAAAGEATGGMRAGLIVLISVADAAGVALMGLVVVCAYWKVKDQEKGCAKLGGEGGRPGRRWGCTWCGAAGEDKGEQGLPSSEDEEEGVAGGGGGAEGELVAMDKGFKVELEELLRASAYVLGKGGKGIVYKVVVGDGAAVAVRRLGEGGGAGGRYKEFAAEVRAMGRVRHPNLVRLRAYYWAPDEKLLITDFISNGNLTAALRGRSGHPSLSWPVRMRIARGAARGLAYLHDCSPRKLVHGDLKPSNILLDADFNPRISDFGLLRLLSLASSPSSSSDAAAPSSSTTGLLGAALPQSAKSTHLDLPSPYRAPEARAAAASAAALPTQKSDVYSFGVVLLEMLTGKPPEMSSPSPSSSSGEQVPGLVRWVRKGFEEARPLSDLADPVLLRDVHAKKELAAAFHVALACTDVDPLARPRMKMVSEKLDRIVS; this is encoded by the exons atgatgatgaggaggaagtTGCATCTGTCGATCATCTTCTTCTTATGTGTAGTTTACGCGATTGCCCTGGCGAGGAGATGCGGGGCGTTGTCGCCGGATGGGCTGTCGCTCCTCGCCTTCAAGGCGGCGGTGTCGGAGGACCCGTCGTCGTCGCTCGCTGGGTGGAGCGAAGGCGATGAGGACCCGTGCCGGTGGCCGGGCGTGTCGTGCGCCAACATTACCGGCTTCGCATACCCGCGCGTGGTCGGCATCGCCGTCTCGGGCAAGAATCTGTCTGGTTACATCCCGTCGGAGCTGGGCACGCTGTTATTCCTCCGCCGGCTTAACCTCCATAGCAACCGCCTCTCCGGGCCCATCCCCGCACAGCTCTTCAACGCCTCCTCCCTCCACTCTCTCTTCCTCTACGACAACCTCCTCTCCGGCCCTTTCCCCGCCGCCGTATGCGACCTGCCCCGCCTTCAGAACCTCGACTTCTCCCGGAACGCCCTCTCCGGTCCCCTACCCCCGGCGATTCGCGGCTGCCGCCAGCTCCAGCGACTTCTCCTCGCCGGGAACAGTCTCTCTGGCGAGATCCCCGCCGGGATCTGGGCTGAGATGGTGGGGCTCGTccagctcgacctctcctccaatGAGTTCGAGGGGCCCATCCCGCCGGACCTCGGCGAACTCGACTCCCTCGGCGGCACCCTAAATCTCTCCCACAACCGCTTCTCCGGCGCGATCCCCAGCACGCTCGGCAACCTGCCGTCGACGGTGAGCCTCGACCTGCGCTACAATAACCTCTCCGGGGAGATTCCCGGGGCAGGGTCGCTGGCGAACCAGGGCCCGACGGCCTTCCTTAACAACCCGGGGCTGTGCGGGTTCCCGCTACTGATCCCCTGCGAGGCGCGGACGGAGCCGGCGGCGGAGGCGCCGGGAGGGAGGCGGGGGGCCGCGGCGGCGGCGTCGGCTGGCGGGGCCGGGGCAGAGGCGGCGGCGGGCGAGGCGACCGGGGGGATGAGGGCGGGGCTGATAGTGCTGATCTCGGTAGCGGACGCGGCTGGTGTGGCGCTGATGGGGCTGGTCGTTGTGTGCGCGTACTGGAAAGTGAAGGATCAAGAGAAAGGGTGCGCGAAGCTGGGAGGCGAAGGGGGACGACCCGGCCGGCGGTGGGGTTGCACGTGGTGCGGGGCGGCGGGAGAGGACAAGGGGGAGCAAGGGTTGCCATCgtcggaggacgaggaggagggtgTCGCCGGGGGCGGCGGTGGTGCGGAGGGGGAACTGGTGGCGATGGACAAGGGGTTCAAGGTGGAGCTGGAGGAGCTGCTGCGCGCGTCAGCGTACGTGCTGGGGAAGGGCGGGAAGGGGATCGTGTACAAAGTGGTGGTTGGTGACGGCGCCGCGGTAGCGGTGAGGCGGCTGGGGGAAGGCGGCGGCGCCGGAGGTAGGTACAAGGAGTTCGCGGCAGAGGTGAGGGCGATGGGGCGGGTACGCCACCCCAACCTGGTCAGGCTCCGGGCCTACTACTGGGCGCCCGACGAGAAGCTTCTCATCACCGACTTCATCTCCAATGGCAATCTCACCGCTGCACTCCGAg GGCGGTCGGGGCATCCGAGCCTGTCGTGGCCGGTGCGAATGCGGATCGCGCGGGGAGCTGCCCGCGGCCTCGCCTACCTTCACGACTGCAGCCCCCGAAAGCTCGTCCACGGCGACCTCAAGCCCTCCAACATCCTCCTCGACGCCGACTTCAACCCCCGCATCTCCGACTTcggcctcctccgcctcctctccctcgcctcctctccctcctcctcctccgacgcCGCCGCCCCTTCCTCAtccaccaccggtctcctcggcgCCGCACTACCCCAATCCGCTAAGTCCACCCACCTCGACCTCCCCAGCCCCTACCGCGCTCCCGAGGCGCGCGCCGCCGCCGCGTCCGCCGCGGCCCTCCCCACGCAGAAGTCCGACGTGTACTCCTTCGGCGTCGTGCTGCTGGAGATGCTGACCGGGAAGCCACCGGAGATGTCGTCAccgtcgccgtcgtcgtcgtccgGGGAGCAGGTGCCCGGTCTCGTAAGGTGGGTGAGGAAGGGGTTCGAGGAGGCGAGACCGCTCTCCGATCTGGCGGACCCGGTGCTGCTCCGCGACGTGCACGCGAAGAAGGAGCTGGCGGCGGCGTTCCACGTCGCTCTCGCGTGCACCGACGTCGATCCGTTGGCCAGGCCGAGGATGAAGATGGTATCGGAAAAGCTCGACAGGATCGTATCGTGA